The Accipiter gentilis chromosome Z, bAccGen1.1, whole genome shotgun sequence DNA window AGGGAGCTCCCTTCCATCATCTGCCCCTCTCTGTACCACACCTTGAAATGTAATTTGTGGTTCACAGACCCACCAGCTGGTTCTCTGGGTTGGCGTGAGCTTTTTTGGGAATCCCGTAGGATCCTACCAGCCAATCACGGTAGATCAGAAGAGGGGAGGGACTTCTGGGACAAAGTCTGGCTGCTGTGTGGTCCTTCCATTGCTCCCAGTAGTGCCTGCAGGGGAGAAGGCATTCCTCCCCAAGCAAACCAGGCAGGATCTCCAACCTCCCATCAGGTCAGTTACAGCATACAAAACAGCATTTGCCATTTACTAGGGGGGGAATTAAAAGGGCAATACTTGAACATTTAATCAGTgtttatgttttcatttccaaTCTCGTTACAGCTGGCACTGCAGACAGACCATGTGGAAGGGCTCCAGGCAGGTCCCACACTCCTTCTGCACAGTCTTGCCAGAATCATGGGTACAGCCACCAGCTGCAAGAGGAAGGGAACAGCTGAGCATCTCCTCCAACTGGTTATCCAGGGCTGCCAGGCTATTTCCTAGCTAAAGACACTGTGTAGGAAGCACTGCATTCCCCTGGGCATGCATGGCCTTGGCTTTTGGCTCCTCAACAAATGGCCATCCCCACCAGCTGTGGCAGATCAGGGTCCCCAAgcccctgcttgccacagcacaaGGGCAGCTTGTTGCTTACTCAAGAGCAAACAAGAGGGATATTTAAGGCTGAGCAGCCTTAAGTCTCCCATGGCTGCAGAACACACTTTTTCATTTGTGCGTAAGTGCTGTGCCCAAACATCATCACAGCAAGGGCTGTCTGTCCCCCAAGGGAAGGTGAGCTGGGAGCCGAGGTGgaccccagcacaggcagtgccTCACCAATGGGGCACAGCCTGGTGTTGGTAACAGGGTCCATCACCAGTCCCAGAGAAAGCAAGTGATAAACCCGGTCCAGAATCCAACTGAGGAGTGCAGTCAGAGGAGATGGGGCTGTAGATGGGACTGGAGACAAGCTACAACATCCAGACAAGGGGGCCATGCAGGAGACAAGATGACTACAGCATAGGTCCGAGCTGCCTCCAGGAGACGGGGCTGGGGACTGAAGGCCCATgcctgagctgaaatggggctcACACAGGTAGGGTGAGGGATCGGGGGAGGGAGTGAAGGCCCCAGGTAAGGCTGCTCAGGTACCTGAGTTGCATTTTGTACAGGGTGTCATCACGCCTTGCAGAGATCTAGGTTTAAAGTTGGCTTGCTGGGGATTGTAAGGAGTCACAGATCCTGTAGCCAGGCAAAGTATAGCTGTGTGCTCCAGCttgctttatgaaaaaaaaaaaaaaaaaaaaaaaaaaatccaatcccCCAAATTGAATAATCCAGCCTCCCATTCATCACAGTTAAGCTAACACACTCATTTAGACGAGAAACAGCTGCTTGCTGAGAATTTTATTCCATTACAATACTGCCACCTCTTGTTCATCTGCAGGTTTTATTTTGCCCAGCTCCAGCCTATGGTGTGGCTCCACAACCAGCGGAAAGGCATTAAGCCCCTACTTTGTCTGTGAAACTGAAACCTTACAAGGAATAGCAACTGAGTGGATACATCATGTACTTCCGTAGAAGTTACAAACAGGTAGAAAGCCTGAAAACATCCACAGACATGTTACATCAGTGTGGGCTGGTACGTAACTGTTTTGACTGGTAACTGAAAGAATGAAGTAATGAAagaaggcagggcaggggaggaagccaataacaaaacccagaacccaagcagcagcaaaacccaccACAGCAGAAAATGTCATAGGATTTTTCCAGGGAGCGTGGAATGTACTGTGTCCATGCAATGTTATCTTCAAACTCACTGACTTTTCCTGATGTGAATGTCCATTGTCCTCTCAGTATGTGCTCCATCTTCTACCCCAGAGGCTGCCACCCAAAGGCATACATTTTCCTGATGCTGCTTAATGAAGAGCGGCACCTGTTTTGCTTCCACCAGGGACACCAAGTCTGTGAATTGTGTGGAAACCTTCTGGAGAAGACTTGGCTGCAGATGAGCAATGTAAGTTGATCATCTTTGTCTTTGAGTTTCTGACTAGGTGGTTTCTGGGAAGAGGTTCAGCATGCCCTGAAAGCAAGTGGACCAGAAGATGGTGGATCGTACTCTGTGCTAGAAGGAAGAACATGGGGAAAGCTCACAGAAGGCAAGGAGAAGAGACAAACAGCACAATCCAGCTGGGCCCCTTTGTCCTGCAGCTTGCCATTCAACTAGCTCACTTGGTTGGGGTTAGACTAGTGACAGAGATGGGGTTTCTGCATGGGTTCCTTGATTTCTAGcactatatttcatttttatgtcttttcaGCCAATTTAGAGGTCAGTTAGAAGTAACACCACCTTGTGAATTAGCACTTCTTTGCTATGCTTTTTCATGATGTCTCATTGTGTTGCAGTCTTGGTGTGTACAGCAGTTGAGAAGGGGTGTAATATATTTAGCCAGACCCAGGTGCTCAGAGCTGCCAGAAGCCCCAGTAGCTGATAAGGAGCCCAGGCCTACAGCAGTGATCCCCTGGGCAGTGGAGACAGCAGAAGCTGATGGTCAACCCACTGCACAGAAAGAAGGGACCTGCCAGCCTGTCTGTCAGGAGCAGTTTTCTCTTCACATCTCTCTCCAGCTGGAACATCCagtcaaaaagaaaattatgatcTTGAAatggagttgccagcaggcaagcaGATTTACCATTGTTGACTCCTAATGGGCTGACACTTGAGTCAATGGGTTTTTTTGACTTCATACTCAATAAACACATTATTTCTGAACGATAGGTTTGAGTACAAACTTTCCTGCAGCCCCCTCTGCTGTCTAAACCCAAGAAGAACCCTTAAAAGCTGCGGTGCTTGTTGTGAGTGCTCAGTTAAGTTGTGTGTAGGGCCCACCCTGGCAGCGGTAGTATGCTCCCTGGCCCCCCTACTGATGTCGACTAAGACAGCCTCACTTTCTGTTCTCATAGGTGCCCCAATCCAGCCACAGGGCTCCATTAGCTTTTCTGCAGACTCTAGAGTCAGCAGAGGCACAGGATAGTCCAAGAGAGGTTTATTCCTGCACAAGTCTTTCCATGACAGGTCAGAACCATGGCAATAGGTATTTGGTCTCTCCACAAGCTGCTCTGGGAgtctttccccctttctgctaTCTGCAAGACTGTCCTTCTGTTTCATCCAGCAATCTGTTGAGGCATGTGTCCTTGATGTTGATCTCATGACTGACCTTGTACTCTGGATCAATGCCCACAGAGAACTGGGTAGGAGCTTCTCtgctccttctctcttccttttaagtGGGTAAAAAATGTGATACCTGCAGAACCCAGACCCTTTGGAAAGAAGATGTGATGCTGAGATTGCTACAAGGCCACATTAAGTTCCTCTTGAGCGGCATGGTCCTCAGCTGTGTGATAGGAGCCAACTCTCCCACTTGGGCCAAGAGAGGCTGTTCTGGTGTGtggggctgttcctccccagagGCATTTCCCTGTGTCGAACTGCATGGTTCACTTTGGACCATTGTCCAGGTCATTAATAGTATGTTGAACGGTACCGAGACCAGTTTTGCCCCTGGGGTATACCACTGACAACTGGTCTCCAGCTGTCCATCTCCTACAGCACCTGTCAGGCACTGGGGTACATCCTGGAggggctgctgggagctgggaccATTAGGGGCTGCCCCCAGGGTGGTAGGGCAGAGCCTCACAGCCAGACCTGTCCCAAACCCCAGAGAGAGAGCAGGGCAGGCCAGGGGGCATCAGATACCtctccagggatggggatgggccaaggccaggctggtATATCAGTCGATGGGGCCCATGGCTGAGCAGGACActgctgtggggagctggagaccagcaccCTATGGCATCAGTGGGACATGGGCTGAGGGCCCCAGGCAGGGCTAAAATGGGGTCCTGGGCAATGGGCAGGGTGGGAGAAGACATGGGAGGGCAGGAATGGCCCTTGAGACCCATGGTTGCCCTTGGGGACATTACAACCTCCTGTTCAAAGGACACTGGAGACCCCCAGGGGCATAGGCACTCCCCTGCTTCTAAAACACTGTGACAGGGTGTCTACACCCCTCAAAAGGAAAGGTGAAATCAAGagatcttttaaacaaaaaatgctgTCATCTCATGTCATTGATTTTAGGGGTGAATAATATGCAAATGCCAACTCTATCCTGACTGTTACAGCACAGATTTCCCTCCTCACCTGCTTTTTTCAATCTGTACAATAGAAATAACTGTAATGTAATCTAAGTGGCCATGAGCATAATCAGTGTGGTAAGAGCCCTCAGGCTGGTGCACACAATCTCTCAGAGATTATTCTCATAATAACAGTGAACCATAAATCCCAGTTTCCTTAAGTTAGGTTTTGGAGTTATGGTTTTGATCTTTGTTTAAACCATGTTTATATAATTTTAAGCACTATGATCAGGCAAAGCGAGAACTATAAAATTAACACACAAGCTGTATCATTCTTGACATATTTTAGTCCAGTATTTCATGTTTCAGTCCAATTTTGTGTAAATAAACCTTCAGTAAAAATGTTATGTGTTGAGACAATCTACATGGGACTCAGTTCACTGAGATGGCTGTGGTACCTGGGGCTGGACTTAGTGCTGAGGGGACCAGTGAACAGCCAGCTGATGTGCTCCATGCCTGAAAGCATTTAGCACCTAAATATATAAGTGCTTTTTAttgcgtgtgtgtgggggggtaccAAACCCAGATgctacaaaaattatttaattccaCAAGAAATCAAGAGTAAATGCCTCTACAGTGTCTCTGGGAAATACCGTGAAGACATCTGCAAGCACAGTTGCCCATTTACAAAACCTAACACACACCTCCAGCCCTGAGAATGCACTGTCACACCTCTCTCCTGCAGGCCAGCACCTACCTATGGGTGCAAAAACTGCAGTCACAGCTGGTCACCACCTCTGCCCAGAAAATCCCACTGCTCCATCCCTGCTCACTTCATATCCTTTTCTCTTTGTAAAGTCCTCCCTGAACAGTGTTCCCATGTTCCCATCATTTGCTGCATGACTCCTGCCCTACTTTAAcactcccctcctgccctcctgcaacACACAGAGCCCCCCCCAGATCAGTACTACCATGCCCGTGCACTACATCCCCCAGCCCTGTGgccccatcccctccaccagccTTCACACTCTCTCTGGATGTTTCCAGCtgccatttattttctcttcctctgggcTAAGAAGAGCTCATCCCTGTCctggaaaataataacaataacaataatagtaataacaatgacagcaacatcaacaacaaacagcaataatagtaataatgatagtaataatgaCAGTAAAACAAACAGTGGCATGTCTCTTTCTGCAATCAATTTTTCTGTACCTGTTTCAGCCAGGCTTGCTCATGTGCCCTTACCCTTCAGGAATAAAGCAAGTGCCttaaagaaatctctttttttctcataaGTGTCTGGATTTCTCACCTAAATTTCCTCCTTTCAGCATCAAATATGAAACCTGTTTGGAGGAGTGCTTTTCCCGCATGTCTGCCTTGGCCCACACAGCCCCTCATCTCCCTGCTGATCGAAATCAGAGCTGATTCTGGCATGGACACCCACAGATGAATTGTGATCCAGGAAGAGGCAAGAAGTTCCTTCAGTGGTCCCTTCTTTATGGGAATAAAACGCAAAGCAGCAAAGATGATCCTGCCCAGGGTGGTTGCCCCCCTGCATTGCCTTCCCAGCCCGGTCCCTGCAGCTGGGATGAACCCTCTCCCAAGGGAAAAACCTGAGGTCCAAAGTGCCTGTGCTCATTACGGTCCCTCTGGGCGCtggtggggcagggagcagccgtTGACCAAGCCAGTGCCAGAGGACATGAACCTCAGTTTCCAGCCCTGTCCTGACCTGGCTGACAGCCTGGCAAAAGTATGCAGTAATGCAGGTGGTTGCAGTAATTTTGGAGTAACCCTCAGCCTCTCCACCTGAGTGCTAGGGATTCCCGtgtgtgaaatgaaaacatcttccAAAACACCGTCATCAGAACAGTGACTTTATTAACAGAGACAAACAAAGGACTAAACACACAGTATACCTATGGAGGACAGACATATTTATATACATCAGTTCATTGTAGAAACGTGAGCAATTTGGTCTAGATGACTAGGATATCCCCTGGTAGTTTGCAACGGATCCAGACAGCTTTCTCTCCGTGGTGGCTCCGGTAAACCAAccgatttcccccctccccccccccccccccccgaagtccCACCCCTGCCAGGCTAGTGCCAGACCCCTGAACACCACCGGTATCTCATTCGGGACTTTCTCCAGCGCAGGGTGAGCATGCGGCGCGGGTAAAACCCCGCTGCGGGCTGCCCGCCGCTCCCTCCGGGGTGTGCCGAGTTGGGCCATCTCAGCTGCGGGGCAAGAAAAAGTGGTTCGGGGTGCTTTGAACACatccgcccccccacccccacccaggggATCCCCTGGCCCCGGACCCTCCGGCCGGCAGCGGGTGGATGTTCCCCGCCTCGGGAAGGAGCCGGGCACCCGGGGGCACGGCACGGGGCCAGCCCCGCGCCCGGGCACGGCTCGGCACGACTCGGCTCTGCACCGGTACGACCCTTCAGCTGCCGGTACCGGCAACTCTACTCGGCAAGGCACGGGCTGGGTTTTTTCTGGACGGACAAAATCAAacggggaaggagggaagggagggagaggggggcgggagaggggagagaaagaaaacagctccACGGATGTCGGATGTCACGGACGGCGTTACACGGGCGACGCGGGGGCTTCTCGCTGCGTTTCTCGGGCGGACGAGCCTCGGGAAGtggccgccgcctccccgggccGGCACGTCGGGGCGGGGAGACGTCGGTGCCTGCGCTCCCGGCGGCTTGTCCCGCGGCGTCCCCGCTTACAGGCacttgaggaggaaggaattgCACGAAGTCCCCCGCGGGCAGTCGCAGAGCTTCCCGATGCGGGCCCCCTTCCTCACGGCGCACTGCTCCCCGGCGTCGCACTGCGGGCAGCGGCAGGCGGCGAGGGGCACGCTCCgccgcgtcccgtcccgtcccgtcccgtcccgtccctccccgccccgccggggcacTCACCATGGGCACCTGCCCGAACTTCTTCTCGTAGTGCGGGACCCGCTTGCTCTTGAGCTTctccagcacctcctgcagcGCCTCGATCTGCCGAGAGACCCCCACAGCCCCCGTCAGGCCGCGCCCGGCCGggcggcgccccccgccccggccccggctccccgccccaccagctccttctctcgagaggcgccgccgccgccgccgccgccgccgccgccgccggggggccccaggtcgcgggcgcggcgcggcggggtcggcccctgcccgcgggcgCCCAGCAGCAGCGCGGCCGCCACGGCGCAGAGCGCCAGCGCCCGGCAGCTCTCCATGGtgctgccgccccgccgccgccgccgccgccgccccgccgccgcctttatagcgccgcgcccgccccgccgtgcgtcagcgccccccgccgccgcgccgcgccgcggctCCCCCCACCTCCCGACCGCCCCGCTTCTTGCCCCAAAGCCACCCCGGCACGGCTCGCCCCCGGCACAGACAGCGGAGCCGGGCTCCGAGAGTGAAGGAGGGGAAAGCCGCCCGTGTCTCGTCCACGGCGAAGGGCTGCGTTGCCCCCCTGTTGTGCCAGAAGAGTGGGAGGCTCTTCCCTCGCCCGTGGGggttgggaaggaggagggagagggaggccGGCGGACACCCGCAGAAGTGAGTGGAGGTTGGGCCGTCGGGGAGACCGGGGTTGGAAATCAACCCGGGGACCCGAGAGGAGGGAGAGCGAGTAGCCCCGGgggctaaggaaaaaaaaagcacggTGTGTTGGGAGGAAGAGCCGGCATGGGAGGATCAACCTGAGGGAGTCGGGTAGGGGGAGAAGATAAAGATGGTGAGCCACCAGCTGATGAGGATGGGATGCTTGAATGAGGACAGGTGGGGTAGCCACCCACAGGGTGGGAAGAAGGCTCAGGGCCACGGAGAGCAAGGTAAGAAGCAGCTTCAAAAGGCCCAGGATAAAAGGAATTGCTGGTACTCCAAGAAGAGCTCTGAAATGGTGCTTGAGGCCAAATGTCGTGTTACCGAGCAGGTGCTCAGCGAGCGTTATCCGTCTGTCCTGTGTGCGAAGCAAGGCCACCTCcttttggagagagaaaaagcacagtCGCCAAAAGGAGACCTTAGCATCAGTGCACTCATCTCCATTCAGACCTTCTTACCGACTCTTGGCCCTGCAAGCTCGGTGGCCTCATGTTCGTCAACACCATCGCCAAAAAGCTCCCTGGCAGGCCCAAACCTGCCCAAGCCTCACGTGCGcggtgggggggcaggaggaagacAGGAGCAGCTTCCCCCACTAAGAAAAGCAGCGGTGTGGCAAGGAGAGCAAGCACGATGAGGGGCAGTGCTCAGCCCTCTCCGGGCTCATGTCTCCAGGCCAAGGCTGTGGCAGAATAGGGGGGAGCTGAGCATCAGCTTTGCTGGCATGAGACATTTGACCCTCTGGCGTGATGGTTGTGGGGACGAGGAGGCAGTGAGCAGGGTCTGCCTGCGAGGAGGCTCCactcccagctcccagctgcgCAGTGGCATGGGGATGTTCCTCCCCTCCAGCTAGCAGCAGCGGCAGCTGGGCTGGGTCTCCCTAGGTGGAGGGAGGATTATCTGGAGAAGGAGGAATTTGGAAAATCTCGTTAACAGAACTCTCCTAGCAGGTCATTTCCAGGGGAGCTAGGAACAGCATGAAAAGGCAAAgcaatgtaaggaaaaaaaaaaaaaaaaaaaaaaagttgtttaaagaaaattaaaaagcccCAGGGACATATTTTTCCAAACAGGAAGGCAGCGTTTAAAGGGACCAAGAGGAGTGCGGCTTAACAAGTAATTTTCAACAGCACCACTTTGTTTCAGGCAATAAAAACACTCCATTCTCTCTATCATGCTGCTTGCCTCCCGAGCTTTGTGCTCACCTCTTGCTGTTACCTCCTCCCACACTCTCCTATTGATCATCACATCCAGCAAAGGTCTCATTTGTAATTGCTGTTTGGAGTAGAGATCCTCTGTGTGTTTGCACGAATCCTCCAGTCTCATTTTGCCACAGGGAAGGCTAAGATGTCAGACATCAGGCTGGTGGTGAACCAAATCCCATACCCCAGGCTGGAGCAAAAATGCAGCTACATGAAGTTCTGGAAATGGTGGAATTGCCAAAGCAAAGTTTCTTAGAGCACAGAAGTAACACAGGCTAAGAAAAACGCAACACTTCATACAGAGAGGCAGATATATGGCCTATTCAACTTCAAAAGCAGCGTCTGTGAAGCCTGACCAAAAATTCAAGCCATATTTTATAGTATGAGGATTACTCATGCAGTGTTGAAAACTACCACAGAGATGCTCGGAAAACatcactgttttctttccaaCTTGCACTTCCGGTAAAAAGCTGAATTTGTTAGTTCCCCCAGTAAAATTATTGTTGAATCTGGAGGCAATTCCAAATTTCTATTTCCAAAAGTCATTTTATCTGTCTGGCTACAGATACCCACAAAACCGTACATTTCTGTGCCTGTTACTGTCTGTATCACTGTCTCCACAAACATCCCTGTCCCCTGCTCCCTATTCAGCCGTTCTTGTAAACTTTTTCTCCAGCACTGGGGGGTAAAACAGTCATCAGACATAGGACAGCTGAATATCAGAGTGTCAGAAGCTACCATGTCAAGGAGCAGAACAGGGTCAAggtataaaaatgcaaaatcactGTTTACAAGTACAAAAAGGCAGGTACTTTTTGATAGCATCAGTAGCCAGTCATAAGACAACTGGCTGTGAAATTAGGGGAGTCTGTGGCACTACAGAGCTCAGCTCCAGATAATCTACACGAAATGCTGTCAAACCTCAGAGATGGAAAGCTCTGTTGTAGCTCTGCATTAATTCAAGCTTCTCAAAGTTAACTTTTTTCTCCATATGAATGTTACTGCAGATGAGGTACAAACAGGACACAGCCAAAGTGCATTAAAATCTGTATATCAGGTGGATAATTTTTGAAGTTGTACATGGTATGTGCTTCTCATAATCACACTCTTCCATCATGATCTGTTAATTGAATGTAATTCTAGAGgtgggaaaataatggaagtttCTGTTGACGCTGGTGTCAAAATAATGGAGTATCCACTGAGCAGCTCTGATGCATTTATGTAGTTTTGGCTTGACGTAGACACAGAGTTGGATGGATTTTATGACTACTAGACTGTAGAGATTAGTGTGAAGCATTTGTTCAAGTGTTCTGTTGAATCAGAGCCATGAAGGTGGACATCTGGCTTTAAGGCTTTGCTTGAAAAGCAGCAGGCTTTTCTAAGTGCTTTGTTGAATTGCCTTAATTTATAAACCTCgaagaaaaaagttaatataACATACCACTGTTGGTTTTCTGAATCAAGACATTTCTTTGGCTGAAATCTGGAACAGTGAGGAAAATCTAAGATAAATTAGGGTTCTGCCACATTTGAAGCAATAATAGACTCCAGAGGCATACTTGAAAGATAACATCTGTTTCAGCAGGAGATACCAATTCATGTTGATGAGTAACAGATTGGAAAAATGCCATCTAAATAAAAGATGGGTTCTCACAAGAACAGCACATACACAAATGCCAACACAAACACTGGAGCTATAAACTCCTCATTAAACTAGCCCCAAAATGGGTGGAAAAGGGGTGGGAACAGGCACCCAGCCAGTGGCTTCTCAGAAATTACATTTATAGCCTCTCCACTTCTGCAGGCAGAGCTATCACAGAGGCTGTGCACTAGCCACATCTCATGTCAGCCTTGGAAGCAGGCATGCAAGCCTCACAATGATTGTGTACCAGAGGCTC harbors:
- the CARTPT gene encoding cocaine- and amphetamine-regulated transcript protein produces the protein MESCRALALCAVAAALLLGARGQGPTPPRRARDLGPPGGGGGGGGGGGASREKELIEALQEVLEKLKSKRVPHYEKKFGQVPMCDAGEQCAVRKGARIGKLCDCPRGTSCNSFLLKCL